Sequence from the Nasonia vitripennis strain AsymCx chromosome 4 unlocalized genomic scaffold, Nvit_psr_1.1 chr4_random0007, whole genome shotgun sequence genome:
ATTTATTTGTACGTGACGGTTATCACAAAAACATAtccactatatatatatatatatatgtcagAATCTTTTTTACAAAGGTGCAAATCAGCGTGATTTGTCTCTCAATTCGAATTACATCGTTCTGTTCAAGAATCCTCGCGACCGTGCGCAAATCCAGTAACTAGCGCGACAAGTTTATCCCGAAGACTCGAAATTTCTGCAATTTCTGTAGTCGCCCCCATAGCTATCTACTCTTGTATCTAAAACAGGATACGCCGGACGACTTTCGATTTCGAGCATGTGTTTTTCCTGACGATCAGCTGCAATACGCGTACGTGCCTCGTTGAGGCAAATCGACTCGACGATAGATGCAGGGTGCGTTCCACAACATTATTTAATGTGCCGATTGTAACGAAACTAAAGCAGTTTCTCTGTGACGATGGCCGTACGAACATCCTGCAACAGCAGCACCGATCCACGTATTGTTTGtggtaaacatttttcaaaaaaacacgttgcacttTAGAACGCCCTCTGTCACGCCAACGCAAAGCAGCGCGATGCCTTGATACGGACCGCTGATAAACAGCTCATCAAGTGTATCTGCGAGTGCGCGCTCAACGTCTTACACGGAACAGTCGAGATAAAGGAGTGCGAAAAACATCGTCTAAAAAGCACAAACGCGTCTTGAGAAAATTGATCAAATCACCAACCGCCGCTCGGGGTAAggtagccgccgccgccaccgctggTACTTGGAAACGTCGAAAACGCACTATAATTCAGAGCGGTGGTTTTTTGTTCTTACCACTGCTTCTCGAATCGCTCATCAgcacgattttttcaaaaattttacactaacaTGGAGCACGCCAGAAAAATGATTGTTGTATCGGAGACGATGACCGAGCGTTTACAAAACACCGCCCAGCTTACGACtgttcagcagcagcagcagcagcagcacgcgaAAGCAGCACCACCAACAACCGAAGGCAGTGTACAAACGCCTGGGGATAACTTATCACGACTAGACGCGGAAATGCATGAGATtcttaattcaaaaaaatttatcagtgAAGAAGAAAAGTGTATAAACTACTTGCAAGCACTGCGACGATTTCTGTTCTTCAAGAAAAGCGAACAACTCGAAGAGCCTCGCGATGAGAATCTCGCGACACAGCTGTCGGAAGAAACTATTATCGAAAGTGTGCCAAAAGTTCATCAGAAAAAAGCACGCTTGCTGCTTAAACACTGGCAGGCTAACGAGTCCGATCGGCTCAAATGGAACAACACGGGTGGCGTTATCATAGACGGTAGTCTCGTGCCTCAATCGAATATAGCAGACTTACTGAGCGATATATTGATAAAGCCAAAAAAAGATACCCAGTAAGATCCGCCCGTTGGACAATTtcaatttgcaaagtttaTCGCCAGCTCCGAAACGCCGAATGAATTCGTCGGGAATACGCACGTTTCAAAAATGATTAGACAAATATCGGCTCGAATAAAGGTGGCGAAGTGCAAAAGTACGGATACAGTAGCCACGTCACCGCCGCCGAGTAAAGTCAGACACGAGCCGCGGCCGCCAAGACGATCGGATCGTGAAAAAAGATGGTTAAATCTACCGGTATGAAGTTTGAGAAACAGTATTATGATCCCGGATACGAGGCCGGTTAAGCCGGTACTCGAAATCTCCTCCGTGTCAATACTCGAGGCAAATCTTTAACCGATAAAGAAAAGAATCGCATCTACGAGTGGCTGAGCAACCAGGACACGTACACACTTGGCTCGTACAGCTTGGTCTATTTTCCCGATAACGCGCAACTTGTTTCAGCACGCATCTGTGCCGCGAAATAAGACTGACAGGACATTGGCAAGTGGGTCAAGCCGAAATCAACGTGCCGCGCACCGTTATGCACATTCAAGAACCCGAGGCGTACTACACTTTTAAACTTGGCAGTGAGACCAGCAAAGACGGCGATCAGTACTACAATTTTCCTCATGGAATATACGAAACTGTGGATCAACTGGCCGAAGAATTGAACAAAGTACGAGATTTTCGCAAGCATCAAATACTTGCACCGACTGAATTTCAGAAAGGCTACTACACCTTGAGACGTACTTCTAAATGTAAATATCCTCATTATACAAcctttaatgaaaaaattcgacGCTTATTTGGATTCGAAGATGCCTTGCACAGACAAACGGGCGCTTTTGTAACATCGAATTTGGGTGTAAGCAATAACGTGGGTAGCAGACCTGCCTCTTTGGCACGCTCTGTGCCCGATCAGCTTTACGTCTATACAGACATATGCACACCGTACACGGTCGGCGATATGCGAGGAGCACTTTTGCGCATAGTCGCTTTTGAAAACTCAAAGTACAAATTCGGCACGTACATGGTTAAACAGTTTGCACCGATCCATTACATTCCACTACTGCAGTACTCTTTCCAAAATATCGTTATCGATATAAGAGATCAGCACGGTGAAAAAATACCATTCGAGTACGGGACACTTACGGTTACGCTTCACTTTAAGCGTAATCTGTAGGCATAAAAATGAGTCATTATATTCATTACTACAACGACCAAGTCGGTGGCGGCGCCGGTGTAAAATCTGTATACACCGGAGCAACTTACCAATGAGGTTCAGGTATTGGAAGCTTTCTGGACTCGATTTTTCGTCGAATAGCAtcttatctcgcgcgcggtgcCAGAGCGGTCGGCAAAAAAGCTGTTCGCGCGGGCCTGAATGTAATCGACGACGTCGCCAATAACGGTGCTAATTTCAAAGAAGCCCTCAGCGGTCGACTGAAAGAGTCgggtaaaaatttgaaaagaaaagcagaAAACAAGCATGATCAAATGATGATGAGCGGCAACGGCTATATAGGTCCTGTTGCCAAGCGCAAACGGCAGTCGAAGAAGAGCCGTGCAATGGTACGCAACGTGCGTCGCAAGGCAAAATCAAAAAAGCGAGTAAGCAAAAAACCAAGCAAGAAATTAGAGcgcaaaaagaagagaaagaggcggAGCAAGAGTGTGACCGATATTTTCGGTCCTAAAAATTCATAACAATGGCGTATCTACACGCGTGCAGCGGCGAGGGAATGAAGAGCGAGCTAGATCTCTTTATTCTTCCTCTCACTCAAACATCCATCGAAAGTAGCGCTTATCTCTACTACAAACCCATTTCGTCGCTCAGCGACGATAGTGACTCACCCTTGGAATTTTTAATTCCAAGTTCAACCGATCACTACATCGATCTAGCGCACACCATGTTGCACCTGACCGTTCAAATACTACCAGCTAGTGATACACCCAGCGAAAATCTCAAAGTTTGCCCTGTGAATAACTTTATACACTCAATGTTTGATCAGATTGacatatttttcaatcaaaagtTAGTTTCACCGCCAAACAATGCGTATCGGTATAGAGCCTACATAGAAACGCTGCTAAATTATGCGGCACCTGCTATGCGCTCTCATCTCAGGTCTGCTTTGTGGAGCATCGACACCGCCGATGCCATGGATGCAGCGCCAAATTTAGATCGTAAGGCTGATGGTGCGAATCAAGGTCTCATTAACAGACTGTTCTTTACAGCTGGTGGCAAGGCCGTCGACATGATCGGACATTTGCATTGTGACGTTTTTAATCAACCGAAATTCCTGATCAACGGTGTAGACGTGAGAGTAAGATTGGTCCGTAGCAAAGACGCCTTTTGTCTCATGGACTGGTCCGACAACGGAAAATTTTCGGTGCACATCAAGGAGGCCACACTGATCGTGCGTCGTGCCAAGATAAGCCCGGGTATTTTACTAGCGCACGCGAACGCTCTTGCTAAAACAACAGCCAAATACCCCTTAACAAGGACCGAAGTCAAGTCGTTTACGCTACACAGCGGTATACTCGGCGACACCCTGGACAACGTTATACTAGGACATCTACCCAAAAGGATCATCCTGGGCTTTGTTAAAAGTAAAGCCTTCAACGACAATAGAAAGCTCAACCCTTTCAATTTTCAACACTTTAACATAAACTTTATTTCGCTCTACGTGGACAGCGTTCAAGTCCCCAGTAGGCCGTTGCAGCCACGTTTTACCGGTGACCATAAGCTATACGTAGACGCTTATCATACGCTTTTTTCCGGCACAGGTATACATTACCTAAACGAGTGTCTCGATATCGATCGTCTCAGTTATCCCAACGGATTTTGCCTGTTTGCTTTCGATCTGACACCGGATTTGTCAGCGCATTTTACCAGCCATTGGAATCTGGTTCGCTCGGGGTCTCTACGCGTTGAGGTTCGTTTCGCCGAAGCTCTAACGGAAACGCTAAACTGCATTGTTTACGAAGAGTTTGACAACGTGCTCGAAATCGGCTCGAATAGACAAATTATAACGGACTTTAATTCCTAAAGTGGCTGGGTGGtgggagaaagaaaaaaaaggtatgAGTTCTGACGCTGTATATCGTCGACTCAGTTGATCGacgtcggcagcagcagcacccgATACATTCACCATGGATTACGATTACGTGATAGAACTTCAGGGCTTCAGGGACAAAGAAGACAAGTTTTCGCCCAAAGAAGTGGCTGTAGTTTCTCTGCAAGGACACGTCATTTCTCATAGGGTTATTTTGCCACCGCACGAATTTACCGAGTTACCCTGCTCCTTGAGGATCCCCAACGACTATGCAGCGGCGCGACATTTTGGCATACACTGGTGTACGAGGGCGATATAACACTACGCAAATTAAACTATCACCTGTATAACCTTGCTAGAACGGCTAAAAGAATATATGTCAAGGGCCTTGAGAAAGCACGATATGTCCAATCTATAACGACGCGCAACGTCGAGAATCTCGATGATTACACGACAGCTGGATTCGGTGAACTGCAGAGACGCTTTAAATGCCCGCAGGTCTGCAGCTACCATGGCAGTCAGGCAGACACCTATAAAAGATCGTACTGTGCACTCTTGAGAGCACACATACTACAAAAGTGGATCCATTCACACGTGCCCAgtgaaatattggaaaaaatacaagaGAACTGCCACCGATGTGTTTTATCAAGCTATTCAAAAGCCTATGTGGTCTCGAAGAGGTAACACTGTACAGTTTCGAGAAAGGGACGTGGTGGACAAAATCGACAGCGACGAAGACACCTgcggcagcgacgacgacgaatacGCGAGTAACGACACCGATTCatctacaataaaaaatgaatacggCCGAGATTATGAGAGCCCTAGAAGGCTTAAAAGCCCGGACAATCGGGGTTTACGCTGCAGATCGGATACCGCGGGTGCTGATGACACCAGCAGCAATAGTGTGTAACACCGATGATCACACTAAGCCAGGAACACACTGGGTAGCTATTTACATTGACAAAAATAGATTGGGCACGTATTTCGACAGTTATGGCCTGCCACCGGTATCAAGACATCATATAGAACGCCTACGTAAgaactgtaaatattttcgctGGAATACAAAAACTCTCCAAAGCATCGACTCGATTTGCTGCGGACAATACactatttgtttttatatCACATGTGTTGCGGTACGAGACTCGGGACATTTTGTCGCTTATTCTCACAAGACACTGGGCAAAACGATACCCTTGTcgtcaaattttataaaaaaattcgcaataaacttaaatataaaaatgtaagcGAGCGTCTACATTTGCCGATGAGCGTTCTCTAGGCTCAGGACCATGTAATCAAGCGTGTACCTCTAGATTAAGATGTGTTTGATGTATTTGTAATcttgaataaagaaaaatattgaacgtAATATAAATGTGTTCTCATTCTACCTACGCACATGTATTCCTTTATCAAGCAGTAACGAATTTTGCTTTTCTAAACAGACGAATGTCGTCCGTCGTACTTTTCTCTGAtgaaaagatttattttttatttttaacggcCAGTTTGTAACGTCCTTACGCCGTATTTTCAACAACCGTATAACTGTTGGACTACGAAAGGGTAGTTgggaaaattgtattaaagaGATGACGGCGGTCGCGAGATTTCATAGTAGCATCGAGACTCTCTGACTGTGCACTTGTACGCtataacaactttttttttacaagtgaGATAGTaccatgaatttttttttgtgcttcACCATGGCGAACTGTCAAACACCTGGCAAACGTAGTCCGACTGCTGAATTTCCAAATCTACTGCTGTCGACGACCTACGCGCTCAACAAATCCAACTCAAAGAGAGTCTGCATCGGTCTGGAGTACAGTGAAGGGTACTATCATCACGTTATTAAACTCGTAAGTAACGGGACAATGTACAACAACATAACTCTTGACGAAAACAGCTGGACTCTTTTGAAAGATCAGTTTGACGCTATAACAGCTTATTTGAACAATTCTTATTCGTTTTATCACGAATTTGGACACTCTGTTAAGATCTATCTTACAAATCACGACTTAAACTTTTCAACCGCATACGGCATCACGTCAATCACAATCGACGAAAGGCCTAAAAACACACAGCTAAGCGAAGAAGACAAAGGAGGAGAAATCGGTCAGCcggtttttaaaaaaatgaaaacatccAGCCCATCGCGTATAGTCGTGCAACACCCAGCATTCGAAGGACTCCGTCTACATAGTTCACTGGCCGATCAACATTTGGATGTTTTGAAAACTCTAGTCGGTAAGGTAAACCGCACCTACGACTACGTTCTCGAATATTTGAATACTGCTCTGGAAGTCGAAGAACCACGAAACATCAAGAACATTTTGACAGATTTCAAGGAATTCAAACAGTTTTATTCGAGACATAACATCGCTATAGAAGGCTTTGTACTGGATAAAATGGTAGACGATAACAACGACAATTTTAAAGAGCAATATTTGAGAATTGTATTATCCGAAATCCTCGTGTCCGGTTTACCGTTCATCGCAAAAGATGTActaaattatgtaaaatttgccTAAAAATTTAACCTCTTGCGTACACCATGTATATACTTTcctgaataaacttttaatacattaaaaaaaaacattttattattattcaccaTCACATCTTTCCTTATTTATACCGCAACAATTATTAAAGATCCTTATTCGGCAATCAGCCAATGCGCAAGATGGGTGTATGCGCAGGAAAATTAGCGTTAGCGCGCTCGAATGACCGTGGGGTAAAAAAATACTGTTATAGAGAGTGTTATAAAAAACGACACACTAAACTAGAAACATTTCGTAGAACCAACAGAACAGATAATTTAAACGAGAGATTCGTCTTTGACAATCAATGTTTACCTATCTGGAGATCGTAACGTTTTTCCCTCTGTTTCCAACTATTATTTTACCGCTATAAATAGCGCCCGATAAGCGTCGCGTCTCACTTGGAGACGACTAGGCAACCACGATGGGTCAGGAGCACAGCGCAAAAAAGATCGGCTATAAGCCACTCATCGATGATAAGGAAAACCAAaagaaggaagcaaaaaacgCCTTCAAATCAATTACAGAAAAATACTCTACAAATACCGGATCTATACCCGAAAAAAgggttataaaaaattataatttatatttcatagaaaccatcggcccttttcagggccacaaAAACATCCATACGTATAGAACAAATGCACACACATGAAAGTGGAGAGCGCAAATATAGCGCTTCTACACCATGTCAGCCTCAAGTAAGAACATATCTGTTGCATTATTTAATGTCCACTTAGCAAAAGGTACACCTTATCTGCCcctcgaaaaatcaaaaatgacCTACGCCATAACAGCCCCCCAGGCCGAGAGccaggccgagagagagataacgagATAAAGGGAGATGTACGCTATACCGGCCTAGGCCCCGAAGCCGAGGGGAGAGGGAAAATCAATAACGCCTGTCTCGCTATATGGCCCTTCTTACTACTAACCTAAACTTCTGGCGTAGGTTTTCTTGCATAGCAAGTTTTCCCTACGCCACAGGGCATGTCCCTGGATGAATACGGAAGCAGTGGGCTCTCAAATACTGTAAAAGCCgaatttcacttaaaaacAGTCCAATGCTTCTCCGGGAGAGGGGATTAAGATCCAAGCATCCTCACAGAAAGGTGGTAGGGATTTTCCCGTACACACCCGTACAGGGTATACGAGTTGGAACaccagaataaaaaaaaaaacattaatatgatgaaaatatattaaatttgtaCCTCTTGCGCCGcgaaaaaaagatcaaaagcGCAGCAGCTCTCACGACAACGACAGCACGCGTGCGTAAATCCCGACACTTACGATCTCTGCCTCTATACAAGAGGtgaaaaactcgcgcgcgcagttaAAAGTTCCACTATACTCCGGGAAATCGTCGTATATGTGGTAAAGCGCAGTGGCACATCGCGCGGGTATAGAATGAAGGTAATAAATGAAGGAAGCCGATCGGCTtgagtttctctctctctctctctctctctctctctctctctctctctctctttctcgttcaAGGATAATATACGCATGCGTGCACGCGTCGTGTGCGGAAAAAGGGCAGGTGCTGCTCTGGGCTCTGGTACACAAATCCTTATCGGACATATCGGTTGCCGGGCGGAGAAGATAGAGCGAGGCATCACAGCTTGTgcgcaacagcagcagaaaTCTGTCAAGGATCGTATGGGGGTATGCGCGTATGGGTATGTGGTGTATGAGACAAAGAGCTGTATCGGGAGGGGAAAAAAACCTGCTATTATCGGCGCTAAATCGCGGCTGCGAGGTGCTTGATAATGCTCGCACTAAAGATTCATTTTTTGCGAACTGCGGGAcgttttgaatttgaaatgaaaattttgccAACGTAAATTTATCAGACATATCAATAATTAGCATGACGTTTTGAATtcaatatgataaaaatatattaaatttgatCCGTATACATACGTCAAAGGTGCCATCACAAAATAGCTGAGTACATTGAGATCTTCCTAAAAAaaccttttacaaggtaaacATGTAGGCAAGTATATTTGTCTCTAATATTTCCCATAATTAATTCTCTAAAAAGTCTGTGTCCATATTTTAggtattcatttattttcgttCCAATAATTATAGAATTCGAcaatgaaatataataataaaaaatacgctTGTTATAGAATGAATATGAATTCTATAATTATTGGaacgaaaataaatgaataccTAAAATATGGGCACAGACTTTTTAGAGAATTAATTATGGGAAATATTAGAGACAAATATACTTGCCTACATgtttaccttgtaaaaggttTTTTTAGGAAGATTTCACAACTTTTGAAAAGTATTAAACTATTAATAAAGGGAAAAGTaatgaaaatacaaatttttttaatacaatgtTTCAAGACGTTTCGAAACATATTCttgatattttcataaaactgAACTTGTACTtcaacaaaatatttgtaaaaagaaGTAAAATTAGAAgatttgtataattaataattcgttaattaaaaatttattttaaggtGAAGGTGATATTGATAGTACTGAAGTATGAAACAACGgtataacagaaaaattatACCTgtcaaaatttcaaaagattTTTTAAGGAAGATTTCAGAACTTAAATTTTCTAATTCCCAGTGAtttcttctaaaaataataagtaggCATCTTTTGCTCCACGAGGCCATGGTCTTTGTTTAATATACATATCGTTTATTTCAAACCAATGGTTATTCTGACGTACCACATTAGTGTAATGTCCTGTTTCGAAAGAATTACCGTGATGACAAATGCAATTAAtaactttatatttttttttattgattcgaaGCACAGCTCTAGGTATATCTTTCATTCTGAAATTTGTTATTTTGAATGTCGTTTGATCGTCAACGGAAAACAATAGTagttgtaaaattataattgtattttttacgTGAACGGTAGTTTTTTGTAATCTTTTGCATGCGCAGTAATTGCTGCACTTCCCTTCGTTTTTCCAATTATCtatattataatcaaaaactTCTTGTAATGTATGCATGTGCATAGGATCAGGTAGACAAAGTGacaaaatgtaatttgaaGTTGTTATAGAATTTCTATCATCACAATTCGGACACCTAGTCACGACATCGATTTCGTGTTTGATAGTACTCTGCAAAAACATAGATGCGTTACAAAGATGTAAGAGAAATTCAGCAGCATCTTGCTGCTCACAAGCGGAATATTGTTCGTTTGCATATCTTcttaattctttaatattaaCAGGAGTTTTTGCTATATATTGATTAAAAGAATGTTTTAGAAGGCTAAAACCTTTGGCCTCTAAAAGTATCCTTCTAACAGATGAACAGTGAAACAAGCTCTGTATACAATCGTTGGCATAACAAGATACATTATCTTCATTGGGAAAACCATGAATGAAccaattactatcaaataaaatatttaatttactaTTATTAGCCTGTATGTCTAACGTGTGTTTTGATACTGTCCACCGTCTATTTTGAACTGCACTAGGTCTACTAAACATGCAATCGTTTTGAAATGCCATTGTAAAAGTATCTTCACCATTTTTCAATTCATCGGTATCCCTCCACGGTTGaaatagtagtagtagtgaataataataattttctggTTGATTTATCGGATTATATTTCCAGTGATTAATGAGATAAGGCTTTTTCCGCTTTTTACAAAACAGGCCTCCTGGCATCTCGTAATGTTCTGCCTtatatattggtttcttttttattatatcaaaCCACTTTGCAAAGTCGTACAAACACAATGAATTTAATTCCTGAGGTCGGTTAGGATAATGAATcgtaaaatatatctgttgaGTCCGGTGctagtttttttatttctttaaacgGTTTAAGTTTTCTATTTCGCATCATTCTAACGTCTAACCATCTAATTACAGTATCCCTATCTGTAGCATGAAGAGGATGCCCTAACAACGTGTCAGCAGCTTCGATCGCTCCGCACTCCCTGTGATTTAGGGCTCGCATAGCAAAAGACCAAAGCCGACTACACAAAGATTTATTGGATTGAATATCGGAAAAATCTACAgtacttttttctcctttagTTCCATAAGAGGATACATATTTTGTTAATAGGTAAGAAGACTCGCAAATAAATTGCGCGTCATTATTACCTTCCCAATGTATCAACAAAGCAGGCATATAGTCGTTAATACATTGTTCATCTGATTCTCTTGGTAAATCATAGAATCTGCtcttatttcttaattttcttttgttcgCAATGTCTACAGAAACTTCTCTCAAAACTAATTTAGGCGTAATTGGGCGGGGAAATCCGAAACGACAAGTGCTCTTGAAACCTGTTTTAGTTTCTATCTTACGCATACAGTAGTCATTATGTGTATGACGTTGATAAGCCATAACACGCCTATGAAGTTCCGGTGAAACACGTTTATCAGGTATTCGACATGTAatgttttgtaaaataaattcttGGATTTCTTTATTAGACGCTTTACCATAAACGGGTGCATCATAtccaaaataaacaatgaTAATGTGGTAATCCTCTGCCCTGGTACTCACaagcataataataatgagCTACTTTTCCTATTGGATGAGCCGAAGAAAGTATATAAGCTAGCATTGCTTCAAATCTGTTCCGAATATACGTTGAAGCTGGCACAGGATCAGCAGCTACAAGTTCGCTAATAGATCTTTTATCGTTTTCCCAACAATTAGCTTCGCGTATATATTCAGCTAATGCAGACCACATCCACTCACCGGGgcttaaagtaataaaaaacgtAGCTGGTCCATACTCATTCATCATGCATTCTAAATCATTTCTGACCTGTCTCCAATATGCTTCAGTTCCTCGCAAACGAGAAAAAATACTTtctaaatttgaatttaattgaTCTTGTTCCAATTGTTTAATAAGTTCTCCTGCTGTATATTTATAGCGTGGATTAACAACATTCAATTTATGAAAGATTCCAGCGCTAATTTGTCTTATATTACtattaaataacaaataaaataggTACTGAATATTTAATCTAAACTGTGGGTGTTTAGATGTTAACCTAGATCTTATATAATCATAATCCCTTAAACCTACAGATCTTTTTTCATGCTGCCCATACATTCCATAAGGATACAAGTCtggaaaacattttaaatctaaatctTCAGCACGAGCATCTAAAGCAGTAGCATATATCTGGAGCATctgatataattttgaatcagTTTCATTAATTCTCTTTGTATGTAATGGATAAATAGAATATTGTTGATAATATGGATCTGACTGAGATTTCTGTGTTAGTAATGCAGCTGCTTGCGCATTTTCCAGTATATTTGTGTCCAGATCAATTTTGTCATCATTTTGATTggatttaatattattttgagaaTGTTTTTCATCGTCATTATTTTGAGTATGATCATTATTGTTATCTGCTGTCAAATCTTCATACTGTAAATCTAGATTTCCAAGAATGTCTTTAAGTTTTTCAGGACTAGACGGTAtctgtatattaaaatataaaggaTTCCAACGTTTTAACCAATGTAAAGCAttccatatttttttaacatcgaCATAATCTTCCCAAATAATTTTCCCTTTAGTCGGATTACCTCgtattaaaataaacatttcatGATTGGTATTTAGAGAATCGGTATTaggacaaattttttttaaggtttCCTCCAAAGGTAATGGTAAATGAAATGTTCTACCTgtgattttatcaattttgcaataattgggtatattttttttcatcaccGTAtccattttaataattgtttgGAATGCTTTAGCTCGTTgtatcaacattttttcatacATATTTAAAGTTTTGATTTCATCAGGGACTTCCTAAACATAAAGCTCATTTAGAATACATGTAGATggtaatgtatatttttttaattttccgcTACAGTATTTACAAATGAattcattattaaaattttgagaacCATGCAATTCTTTTAATTTCTTCCAGTAATTATGTGTTTCAGGAATATGTACATCGAGTAATTCTTCTACAAAATTCATTTTATCCAAATATTTATCAACGGGTTCGATATTACGATCGCAACAAAGTCTTTCGCAAGAAACGCAAGGAATTTTAGGTGGATCCGAATCTATTTTTGTATACTCTTTTATTCCCTTGctgtatttcttttttatttcagtttcatttaaacaaatttcatCGTTTGTGCTATTAATACATAATGCTGATTGTTCAGCAACCAAtgcaatattttgta
This genomic interval carries:
- the LOC116417340 gene encoding uncharacterized protein F54H12.2-like, encoding MAYLHACSGEGMKSELDLFILPLTQTSIESSAYLYYKPISSLSDDSDSPLEFLIPSSTDHYIDLAHTMLHLTVQILPASDTPSENLKVCPVNNFIHSMFDQIDIFFNQKLVSPPNNAYRYRAYIETLLNYAAPAMRSHLRSALWSIDTADAMDAAPNLDRKADGANQGLINRLFFTAGGKAVDMIGHLHCDVFNQPKFLINGVDVRVRLVRSKDAFCLMDWSDNGKFSVHIKEATLIVRRAKISPGILLAHANALAKTTAKYPLTRTEVKSFTLHSGILGDTLDNVILGHLPKRIILGFVKSKAFNDNRKLNPFNFQHFNINFISLYVDSVQVPSRPLQPRFTGDHKLYVDAYHTLFSGTGIHYLNECLDIDRLSYPNGFCLFAFDLTPDLSAHFTSHWNLVRSGSLRVEVRFAEALTETLNCIVYEEFDNVLEIGSNRQIITDFNS